In a genomic window of Struthio camelus isolate bStrCam1 chromosome 16, bStrCam1.hap1, whole genome shotgun sequence:
- the FBXO39 gene encoding F-box only protein 39, with product MEDDSDPEQSCWAGLPDVCLRHVFRWLDDRDRSRAALVCKKWSRAMYSGSLWRTRTITFNGRPSRAHTFEFETALWYVKKFGKYLEHLEIKLLNPYNAVLTRKFQVTMRGLLSHLGKCNSRLVSLSIQHLELDRVVWKSMVRAQFIKNLGTFLKRMSKHLDYLNLKGARVTLEEGCELLNSLSYLRNKSFISEVNIEDFFSLHLPIYSSTLFHQAMSKFHNLVILTFNYNCISDELLDILCKHSAHSLCTLNIKCHIHDPHGQVVWGMSWANLAKRAPRLNVNFFFERVMKHDHLARILLVEIPVRSISLRSCYFSDPDWTMRPTLINLLPAYRHVLQKLTLEVNNDHELLDDELLQLILSCKRLFFLKVWAFLNVTFMEKLLQNRAEKKCILTTIKVRIYTARQETSEEDRLLRDIYKKFKYLIDSELNYFVITYPMV from the exons TGACAGTGACcctgagcagagctgctgggctggTTTACCTGATGTCTGTCTAAGGCATGTCTTCCGTTGGCTAGATGACAGGGACAGATCTCGGGCTGCCTTGGTCTGTAAAAAATGGAGTCGGGCCATGTACTCGGGATCCCTCTGGAGAACCAGAACCATCACATTCAATGGTCGACCATCAAGGGCACACACATTTGAATTTGAAACTGCACTGTGGTATGTCAAGAAATTTGGCAAGTATTTGGAGCACCTTGAAATCAAGTTACTGAATCCTTACAATGCTGTCTTGACCCGAAAATTTCAAGTGACTATGAGAGGTCTTCTCTCACACTTGGGTAAATGTAACAGCCGCCTGGTATCCCTGAGCATCCAGCACCTGGAGTTAGACCGCGTGGTCTGGAAAAGCATGGTAAGGGCTCAGTTTATCAAGAACTTAGGAACCTTCCTGAAAAGAATGAGCAAACATCTCGATTATCTCAACTTAAAAGGAGCAAGAGTAACCTTGGAAGAAGGCTGCGAGCTTCTGAATTCTCTGAGCTACTTGAGAAACAAAAGCTTTATATCTGAAGTCAATATTGAAGATTTCTTTAGTCTCCACCTCCCCATCTACAGCAGCACCTTGTTCCACCAAGCTATGTCCAAGTTCCACAACCTGGTCATCCTGACTTTCAATTACAACTGCATCTCTGATGAACTGCTAGACATCCTGTGTAAGCACAGCGCTCATTCCCTCTGTACCCTGAATATCAAATGCCATATCCATGACCCTCATGGGCAAGTGGTCTGGGGGATGTCATGGGCAAACCTGGCCAAGAGAGCCCCACGGCTGAACGTGAACTTCTTCTTTGAAAGAGTCATGAAGCATGATCATCTAGCTAGGATCCTGCTAGTGGAGATCCCAGTCAGGAGCATCAGTTTACGGAGCTGCTATTTCAGTGACCCAGACTGGACAATGAGACCTACTCTTATCAACCTTCTCCCAGCCTACAGGCATGTTCTGCAG aaattaaCTCTTGAAGTAAACAATGACCATGAACTGCTGGACGATGAGCTGCTACAGCTCATCTTATCATGCAAGAGGTTGTTTTTTCTGAAAGTCTGGGCATTTCTTAATGTCACCTTTATGGAGAAGCTTCTACAAAATcgtgcagagaagaaatgcattttGACTACCATAAAG GTCAGGATTTACACAGCCCGACAAGAGACCAGTGAGGAGGATCGGCTGTTGCGTGATATTTACAAGAAGTTCAAATACCTGATTGACTCAGAGCTTAATTATTTTGTCATCACCTACCCAATGGTGTAA
- the TEKT1 gene encoding tektin-1 isoform X1: protein MAKLLQAPPKCLLTEWHIANKMQCARTESQKSRSERVTAESQRLVDETEKTTQKTQSDVNKKIEQRLEEIKFWKQELDDKLEQIVKETEVLLTFKTRLEKALESCKEPLVIAQQCLLNRERRAGIDLVHDEVEQELVKEAEVLQGVIALLERTLEQTNEQIRLNRSAKYNLEMDLRDKFTALTIDDYCASLTNNTPDIRYANNVVKIGGNSVSLEDWIDFSNVNIEKADKQRNSSLALRALIDRILSQTVNDMRKQFETVNVAFRNRVKEVKVAKHKLETLLAMVMDETASQEKNIAALEKAITDKEGPVKVAQTRLEARTHRPNVELCCDTVQYRLISEVQEITNNIQRLKDTLAQAKAELKGLSRRQLSLEEEIQVKENTLYIDEVLCMQMRESVSINSF from the exons ATGGCCAAATTGTTGCAAGCTCCACCCAAATGTCTTCTCACAGAATGGCACATTGCAAACAAGATGCAGTGTGCCAGGACAGAGTCTCAGAAATCCAGGTCAGAACGTGTGACAGCTGAGAGTCAGAGGCTGGTGGATGAAACAGAAAAGACAACTCAGAAGACCCAAAGTGACGTCAACAAGAAAATAG AACAGAGgctagaagaaataaaattctgGAAGCAAGAATTAGATGACAAACTTGAACAGATTGTTAAGGAGACGGAGGTACTGTTGActttcaagaccaggctggagaAAGCCTTAGAAAGCTGCAAAGAGCCACTTGTCATTGCCCAACAGTGTCTCCTGAACAG gGAGAGGCGAGCTGGGATTGACTTGGTCCATGATGAAGTGGAACAGGAACTGGTCAAGGAAGCTGAAGTCCTCCAAGGAGTTATTGCTTTGCTTGAACGCACATTGGAACAAACCAATGAGCAAATCAG ACTGAACCGTTCAGCAAAGTACAACCTGGAAATGGATCTGAGGGACAAGTTCACAGCCTTAACGATTGATGATTACTGTGCTAGCTTGACAAACAACACTCCTGATATCAGATATGCTAATAATGTGGTGAAAATAGGAGGAAA TTCTGTGAGCCTTGAAGACTGGATagatttttcaaatgtgaataTTGAAAAGGCTGACAAACAGCGAAACAGTTCTTTGGCACTGAGGGCACTGATTGACCGCATCCTCTCCCAGACAGTGAACGACATGCGCAAGCAATTTGAGACGGTGAATGTCGCTTTCAGAAATAGGGTGAAGGAGGTCAAGGTTGCAAAGCACAAGCTAGAGACACTCCTCGCAATG GTGATGGATGAGACTGCCTCACAGGAGAAGAACATTGCAGCCTTAGAGAAAGCAATCACTGATAAAGAAGGACCTGTTAAAGTGGCTCAAACTCGCTTGGAGGCAAGAACCCATCGCCCCAATGTGGAACTGTGTTGTGACACAGTGCAGTACAGGCTGATTAGTGAAGTTCAAGAAATTACAAACAATATTCAGAG ATTGAAGGACACATTGGCACAGGCTAAAGCAGAGCTGAAAGGTCTGAGCCGCCGTCAACTTTCTTTGGAGGAGGAGATCCAGGTCAAGGAGAATACATTGTACATTGATGAAGTGCTCTGCATGCAAATGAGGGAATCTGTTTCCATTAACAGCTTCTGA
- the TEKT1 gene encoding tektin-1 isoform X2, whose translation MAKLLQAPPKCLLTEWHIANKMQCARTESQKSRSERVTAESQRLVDETEKTTQKTQSDVNKKIEQRLEEIKFWKQELDDKLEQIVKETEVLLTFKTRLEKALESCKEPLVIAQQCLLNRERRAGIDLVHDEVEQELVKEAEVLQGVIALLERTLEQTNEQISSVSLEDWIDFSNVNIEKADKQRNSSLALRALIDRILSQTVNDMRKQFETVNVAFRNRVKEVKVAKHKLETLLAMVMDETASQEKNIAALEKAITDKEGPVKVAQTRLEARTHRPNVELCCDTVQYRLISEVQEITNNIQRLKDTLAQAKAELKGLSRRQLSLEEEIQVKENTLYIDEVLCMQMRESVSINSF comes from the exons ATGGCCAAATTGTTGCAAGCTCCACCCAAATGTCTTCTCACAGAATGGCACATTGCAAACAAGATGCAGTGTGCCAGGACAGAGTCTCAGAAATCCAGGTCAGAACGTGTGACAGCTGAGAGTCAGAGGCTGGTGGATGAAACAGAAAAGACAACTCAGAAGACCCAAAGTGACGTCAACAAGAAAATAG AACAGAGgctagaagaaataaaattctgGAAGCAAGAATTAGATGACAAACTTGAACAGATTGTTAAGGAGACGGAGGTACTGTTGActttcaagaccaggctggagaAAGCCTTAGAAAGCTGCAAAGAGCCACTTGTCATTGCCCAACAGTGTCTCCTGAACAG gGAGAGGCGAGCTGGGATTGACTTGGTCCATGATGAAGTGGAACAGGAACTGGTCAAGGAAGCTGAAGTCCTCCAAGGAGTTATTGCTTTGCTTGAACGCACATTGGAACAAACCAATGAGCAAATCAG TTCTGTGAGCCTTGAAGACTGGATagatttttcaaatgtgaataTTGAAAAGGCTGACAAACAGCGAAACAGTTCTTTGGCACTGAGGGCACTGATTGACCGCATCCTCTCCCAGACAGTGAACGACATGCGCAAGCAATTTGAGACGGTGAATGTCGCTTTCAGAAATAGGGTGAAGGAGGTCAAGGTTGCAAAGCACAAGCTAGAGACACTCCTCGCAATG GTGATGGATGAGACTGCCTCACAGGAGAAGAACATTGCAGCCTTAGAGAAAGCAATCACTGATAAAGAAGGACCTGTTAAAGTGGCTCAAACTCGCTTGGAGGCAAGAACCCATCGCCCCAATGTGGAACTGTGTTGTGACACAGTGCAGTACAGGCTGATTAGTGAAGTTCAAGAAATTACAAACAATATTCAGAG ATTGAAGGACACATTGGCACAGGCTAAAGCAGAGCTGAAAGGTCTGAGCCGCCGTCAACTTTCTTTGGAGGAGGAGATCCAGGTCAAGGAGAATACATTGTACATTGATGAAGTGCTCTGCATGCAAATGAGGGAATCTGTTTCCATTAACAGCTTCTGA
- the LOC104147928 gene encoding tricarboxylate transport protein B, mitochondrial-like isoform X3, with product MSPQPALAGSDGGRAKLTRPRKATLVGGIAGGIEMCIAIVKMQLQLDEKANPCLSGSTAALSLMRLCMVLTLLSRPKLCS from the exons atgtCCCCTCAGCCGGCGCTGGCGGGCTCTGATGGCGGCCGGGCCAAGCTCACGCGTCCGCGGAAAGCGACCTTGGTCG GTGGCATTGCTGGAGGTATTGAAATGTGTATTGCCATTGTAAAAATGCAATTACAGTTGGATGAAAAAGCAAATCCTTGTCTGTCTGGAAGTACAG CTGCGCTCTCTCTCATGAGGCTGTGCATGGTCTTGACATTGCTGAGTAGGCCAAAGCTTTGTTCCTGA
- the LOC104147928 gene encoding tricarboxylate transport protein, mitochondrial-like isoform X2: MSPQPALAGSDGGRAKLTRPRKATLVGGIAGGIEMCIAIVKMQLQLDEKANPCLSGSTGTCERMKGAYQYLKRDKIQCER, encoded by the exons atgtCCCCTCAGCCGGCGCTGGCGGGCTCTGATGGCGGCCGGGCCAAGCTCACGCGTCCGCGGAAAGCGACCTTGGTCG GTGGCATTGCTGGAGGTATTGAAATGTGTATTGCCATTGTAAAAATGCAATTACAGTTGGATGAAAAAGCAAATCCTTGTCTGTCTGGAAGTACAG GTACCTGTGAGCGCATGAAAGGGGCTTACCAGTACCTGAAAAGGGACAAGATCCAATgtgagagatga
- the LOC104147928 gene encoding tricarboxylate transport protein B, mitochondrial-like isoform X1 yields MSPQPALAGSDGGRAKLTRPRKATLVGGIAGGIEMCIAIVKMQLQLDEKANPCLSGSTDHCMKLAVQDHGAYDLYRGLSSLLYGSVPKFAVR; encoded by the exons atgtCCCCTCAGCCGGCGCTGGCGGGCTCTGATGGCGGCCGGGCCAAGCTCACGCGTCCGCGGAAAGCGACCTTGGTCG GTGGCATTGCTGGAGGTATTGAAATGTGTATTGCCATTGTAAAAATGCAATTACAGTTGGATGAAAAAGCAAATCCTTGTCTGTCTGGAAGTACAG ATCATTGCATGAAGTTAGCTGTCCAAGATCATGGTGCTTATGACCTGTACAGGGGCCTCAGCTCCCTTCTGTATGGCTCTGTTCCAAAATTTGCTGTCAGGTAA